Proteins from a genomic interval of Ralstonia wenshanensis:
- a CDS encoding helix-turn-helix domain-containing protein produces the protein MAPAHTDAQQDPALLRRLLRAKDRMDAASHEAWPVKRLAEVSGVSAAHFARSFKQAFGIPPHRYLLTRRIEQATTLLRDTDLPIIEIAYATGWESLGTFGRIFRDITGQSPSELRRHAQATAPQQQLDRVPACVLKAAQRPDLVTAVSEKRRQLAEGTNPSPTNNKER, from the coding sequence GTGGCACCGGCACACACCGACGCGCAGCAAGACCCCGCGCTGCTGCGCCGCCTGCTGCGCGCCAAAGACCGCATGGACGCCGCCTCGCACGAGGCGTGGCCCGTCAAGCGGCTGGCCGAGGTGAGCGGCGTCTCGGCGGCGCATTTTGCGCGCTCGTTCAAGCAGGCCTTCGGCATTCCGCCGCACCGCTACCTGCTCACGCGCCGCATCGAGCAGGCCACCACGCTGCTGCGCGACACCGACCTGCCCATCATCGAAATCGCCTACGCGACGGGCTGGGAAAGCCTCGGCACCTTCGGCCGCATCTTTCGGGATATCACCGGGCAGAGCCCGAGCGAGCTTCGCCGCCACGCCCAGGCCACCGCGCCGCAGCAGCAACTCGACCGCGTGCCCGCCTGTGTGCTGAAGGCGGCGCAGCGGCCCGACCTCGTCACAGCAGTTTCGGAGAAGCGCCGCCAACTGGCGGAGGGTACAAATCCGTCACCCACCAACAACAAGGAGCGGTGA
- a CDS encoding VOC family protein → MSQGINVVGLYVDDQDAALAFYVDKLGFRVHTDVRNGPYRWLTVQHPEQPSFQLGLFQPGPPIHDEATAQTLRAMVAKGAMPPLVLTVADCRATYAQLCERGVEFTQEPIERFGSVDAGFRDPAGNGWKMIQSAGGAK, encoded by the coding sequence ATGAGCCAAGGGATCAATGTCGTCGGGCTGTATGTGGATGATCAGGACGCGGCGCTGGCGTTCTATGTCGACAAGCTCGGGTTTCGCGTGCATACCGACGTGCGTAACGGCCCGTATCGGTGGCTGACGGTGCAGCATCCGGAGCAGCCGTCGTTCCAGCTCGGCCTGTTCCAGCCCGGCCCGCCCATCCACGACGAGGCCACCGCGCAGACGTTGCGCGCCATGGTCGCCAAGGGCGCGATGCCGCCGCTGGTGCTGACCGTCGCCGATTGCCGCGCCACCTACGCGCAACTGTGCGAGCGCGGCGTCGAATTCACGCAGGAGCCCATCGAGCGGTTCGGCAGTGTCGATGCCGGCTTTCGTGACCCCGCCGGCAACGGCTGGAAGATGATCCAGAGTGCCGGAGGTGCAAAGTGA
- a CDS encoding glutathione binding-like protein yields MIDLYYCATPNGLKMALFFAETGLPHRIIPVDISRGDQFKPEFLAISPNNKIPAMVDHDPAEGTEPVVLFESGAMLLYLAEKTGQLMPADLHGRMEVLKWLFWQVGGLGPMAGQIGHFNVYAPERVPYAIERYTKETNRLYGVLDRRLADRPYIAGNDYTIADIAAYPWIVPHAGHGQDLNDFPHLQRWFEAVGARPSTQRAYAGVERAYSRRREDISDDERSVLLGQTASSGAR; encoded by the coding sequence ATGATCGACCTCTACTACTGCGCCACGCCCAACGGCCTGAAGATGGCGCTGTTCTTTGCCGAAACCGGCTTGCCGCACCGCATCATCCCCGTCGATATCAGCCGGGGGGACCAGTTCAAGCCCGAGTTCCTGGCCATCTCGCCCAACAACAAGATCCCGGCCATGGTCGACCACGACCCGGCCGAGGGGACCGAGCCGGTGGTGCTGTTCGAATCGGGTGCCATGCTGCTTTACCTGGCCGAGAAAACCGGCCAGCTGATGCCCGCCGACCTGCACGGCCGCATGGAAGTGCTCAAGTGGCTGTTCTGGCAGGTGGGCGGCCTGGGGCCCATGGCCGGGCAGATTGGCCACTTCAATGTCTATGCGCCCGAGCGCGTGCCCTACGCCATCGAGCGCTACACCAAAGAGACCAACCGCCTGTACGGCGTGCTCGACCGCCGCCTGGCCGATCGCCCCTACATTGCCGGCAACGACTACACGATCGCCGACATCGCGGCCTATCCGTGGATCGTCCCGCATGCCGGGCATGGTCAGGACCTGAACGACTTCCCGCACCTGCAGCGCTGGTTCGAAGCCGTTGGCGCGCGGCCGTCCACGCAGCGCGCCTATGCCGGGGTGGAACGCGCCTACTCGCGCCGCCGCGAAGACATCTCCGACGACGAGCGCAGCGTGTTGTTGGGCCAGACGGCCAGCTCTGGCGCGCGCTGA
- a CDS encoding low temperature requirement protein A gives MPRSYLRPSPEGAHGHHRVTNIELFFDLVFVFAVTQLSHLLIGNFTLQGGAQALLLMLAVWWVWIFTSWVTNWLDPDKLAIRMLMLVLMTGGLLLSASLPQAFGSRGLAFALAYVFMQFGRTVFFLWAVRGESLPMRRNFQRIATWLGISAVLWLAGGLSDGSVRWASWIIALTIEWLGPSMGFYTPGLGRSTTNDWNVEGGHMAERCSLFIIIALGESVLVTGSTFAGLDWTAENIAAMAMSFIGSLAMWWLYFDTIAERGAHTMSHSADPGRLARLAYTYIHVVLVAGIIVGAVADEFVLAHPVGHAHEGTTLAVLGSAALYLLGNLLFKWAIFGRLRPAHVVGLVVLGGAWLPAGELPALAVSALATGVLCGTAAWEWYARSCETADPEATHNP, from the coding sequence ATGCCCCGCAGTTACCTCCGCCCCTCGCCCGAAGGGGCCCACGGCCACCACCGCGTCACCAACATCGAGCTGTTCTTCGATCTGGTATTCGTGTTTGCGGTGACGCAGCTCTCGCACCTGCTGATCGGCAACTTCACGCTGCAAGGCGGCGCGCAGGCGCTGCTGCTGATGCTGGCGGTGTGGTGGGTGTGGATCTTCACGTCGTGGGTGACGAACTGGCTCGATCCGGACAAGCTCGCCATCCGCATGCTGATGCTCGTGCTGATGACGGGCGGGCTGCTGCTCTCGGCATCGCTGCCGCAGGCGTTCGGCTCGCGCGGGCTGGCGTTTGCGCTGGCCTACGTGTTCATGCAGTTCGGGCGCACGGTGTTCTTCCTGTGGGCCGTGCGCGGTGAATCGCTGCCCATGCGGCGCAACTTCCAGCGCATCGCCACGTGGCTTGGCATCTCTGCAGTGCTGTGGCTGGCGGGCGGCCTGTCGGACGGTTCCGTACGCTGGGCCAGCTGGATCATCGCGTTGACCATCGAATGGCTCGGCCCCTCGATGGGCTTCTACACGCCGGGCCTGGGCCGCTCCACCACCAACGACTGGAACGTGGAAGGCGGTCACATGGCCGAGCGCTGCTCGCTGTTCATCATCATCGCGCTGGGCGAATCGGTGCTGGTCACGGGCTCCACGTTCGCCGGGCTCGACTGGACTGCCGAAAACATCGCAGCAATGGCGATGTCGTTCATCGGCAGCCTGGCGATGTGGTGGCTGTACTTCGACACGATTGCCGAGCGCGGCGCGCACACCATGTCGCATTCGGCGGATCCGGGCCGGCTCGCACGGCTGGCCTACACCTACATCCACGTGGTGCTGGTGGCCGGCATCATCGTCGGGGCCGTGGCCGACGAGTTCGTGCTGGCGCATCCGGTGGGCCACGCCCATGAAGGGACAACGCTGGCGGTGCTGGGCAGCGCGGCGCTGTACCTGCTGGGCAACCTGCTGTTCAAGTGGGCGATCTTCGGGCGGCTGCGCCCGGCGCATGTGGTTGGCTTGGTGGTGCTGGGCGGCGCCTGGCTGCCAGCGGGCGAACTGCCCGCGCTCGCAGTCTCCGCGCTGGCGACGGGCGTGCTGTGCGGCACGGCGGCGTGGGAATGGTACGCACGCTCATGCGAAACGGCGGACCCCGAAGCGACACACAACCCCTAA
- a CDS encoding LysE family translocator codes for MTLQTWLAFIGASIIILLIPGPTILLVIGDSLANRGRSAWSTVAGVAAGDTTAMAVSLAGAGALLAASAAAFTALKLIGGSYLVYLGIKSILSARRLRDDAPEATIPVQQKSAGRRFLSAWTVTALNPKSIVFFVAFVPQFMSAEQTFLSQSVILLPTFVILAAANASMYALAAKLLAKRLTSVAAQRRFGYTGGAVMVGAGTLTLGMQSA; via the coding sequence ATGACCCTCCAAACCTGGCTGGCCTTCATCGGCGCCAGCATCATCATCCTGCTCATCCCCGGCCCGACCATCCTGTTGGTGATTGGTGATTCGCTGGCCAACCGTGGCCGCTCGGCGTGGAGCACCGTTGCCGGCGTGGCCGCTGGGGACACCACAGCCATGGCCGTGTCCCTTGCCGGTGCGGGCGCCCTGCTGGCCGCATCGGCCGCAGCCTTCACGGCGCTCAAGCTCATCGGCGGTTCGTACCTCGTCTATCTGGGCATCAAGTCCATCCTCAGCGCGCGCCGCCTTCGCGACGACGCACCCGAGGCGACCATCCCTGTTCAGCAGAAGTCCGCTGGCCGCCGCTTCTTGTCCGCCTGGACGGTCACCGCGCTGAACCCCAAGAGCATCGTCTTCTTCGTCGCCTTCGTGCCGCAGTTCATGTCGGCCGAGCAGACCTTCCTCTCGCAGAGCGTGATCCTGCTGCCGACCTTCGTCATCCTGGCCGCCGCCAACGCATCGATGTACGCGCTGGCCGCCAAGCTGCTCGCCAAGCGCCTGACGAGCGTGGCCGCGCAGCGCCGCTTCGGCTACACGGGCGGTGCGGTGATGGTGGGCGCAGGCACGCTCACGCTCGGCATGCAGTCGGCCTGA
- a CDS encoding DMT family transporter, with product MAVGDTSTATQLHHGQHDARRDHLTGIGYGVAAGALWGIIFVAPKMLPQFSPLALSAARYVLYGVLSLALALPVWRTLWRKTTRRDWAALLLSSLPGNILYYLCVAGGVQRAGVAPVSLIVGLLPVTVTLAGSAERGSLPLRQLALPLLMAVAGVVCIYLDAPDVHSDAGGRTYFIGLLMAAGALACWTVYAVCNARYLRARPQFTSREWSLLTGVATGVLSLALAVPAFLLPGMATASAQPASAWGMFWLVNMGVALGASVLGNSLWNAASRKLPLTLSGQLIVFETVFALLYGFVYEARLPHGLEVAAAVLLVSGVGLAARRHG from the coding sequence ATGGCTGTTGGCGACACCTCCACTGCAACGCAGCTTCATCACGGGCAGCACGACGCGCGGCGCGACCACCTCACGGGCATCGGTTACGGCGTTGCGGCCGGCGCGCTGTGGGGCATCATCTTCGTCGCGCCGAAGATGCTGCCGCAGTTTTCCCCGCTGGCGCTGTCGGCCGCGCGGTATGTGCTGTACGGCGTGCTCTCGCTCGCGTTGGCGCTGCCGGTGTGGCGCACGCTATGGCGCAAGACGACTCGGCGCGACTGGGCGGCGCTGCTGCTGTCATCGCTGCCGGGCAACATTCTCTACTACCTGTGCGTGGCGGGGGGCGTGCAGCGCGCGGGCGTAGCGCCGGTCTCGCTCATCGTCGGGTTGTTGCCGGTGACGGTCACGCTCGCGGGCTCGGCGGAACGGGGCAGCCTGCCCCTGCGGCAATTGGCCCTGCCGCTGCTGATGGCCGTGGCCGGTGTGGTGTGCATTTATCTGGATGCGCCCGACGTGCATTCGGATGCCGGCGGCAGAACCTATTTCATCGGGCTCTTGATGGCAGCGGGCGCGCTGGCGTGCTGGACGGTGTACGCGGTGTGCAATGCGCGGTACCTGCGCGCGCGGCCGCAGTTCACGAGCCGGGAATGGTCGCTGTTGACGGGCGTCGCGACCGGGGTGCTGTCACTGGCACTGGCCGTGCCGGCGTTTTTGCTGCCCGGCATGGCAACGGCGTCTGCGCAGCCCGCATCGGCGTGGGGGATGTTCTGGCTGGTGAATATGGGCGTGGCGCTGGGGGCGTCTGTGTTGGGCAACAGCCTGTGGAATGCGGCCAGCCGCAAGTTGCCGTTGACACTGTCGGGGCAATTGATTGTGTTTGAGACGGTGTTTGCGTTGTTGTATGGATTTGTTTATGAGGCTCGGTTGCCGCATGGGCTTGAGGTGGCTGCAGCGGTTTTGTTGGTGAGTGGGGTGGGGTTGGCGGCGCGGAGGCATGGGTAG
- a CDS encoding AraC family transcriptional regulator: MLDFRTYGLAAPPHSHDFMQVVMPARGILEMDVDGRGGRVDTHHAALIPAGATHAFEATGANRFIVFDIPGQTVDAPSLGGLADRVFFPLTPGLRALTTWLQDAPIVDAVLANAWSSLALATLAAHPANQSTQIRARPDARAERAWHAIEHRYAEPLTVDALAAEAGVSARRLATLFRAAYGTTLHAHLAQVRLRHALTLLETTALPIAEIAARTGYYDQSALTRHLKAAHGITPAAVRR; the protein is encoded by the coding sequence ATGTTGGACTTCCGCACTTACGGCCTGGCCGCGCCCCCGCACTCGCACGACTTCATGCAGGTCGTGATGCCCGCACGCGGCATCCTCGAGATGGACGTCGACGGCCGCGGCGGCCGCGTCGACACGCACCACGCCGCGCTCATCCCGGCGGGCGCCACACATGCGTTTGAAGCCACGGGCGCCAACCGCTTCATCGTCTTCGACATCCCCGGCCAAACCGTGGACGCCCCCAGCCTGGGCGGCTTGGCCGATCGCGTGTTCTTTCCGCTCACACCGGGCCTGCGCGCGCTGACGACGTGGCTGCAGGACGCGCCTATCGTCGATGCCGTGCTGGCCAATGCGTGGTCGTCGCTCGCGCTGGCGACGCTGGCCGCGCATCCGGCCAATCAATCCACGCAGATCCGCGCACGCCCCGATGCCCGTGCCGAGCGCGCATGGCACGCCATCGAGCATCGCTACGCCGAGCCGCTCACCGTCGATGCGCTGGCCGCAGAGGCAGGCGTGAGCGCGCGTCGCCTCGCCACGCTGTTCCGTGCTGCATACGGCACCACGCTGCATGCGCATTTAGCGCAGGTGCGGCTGCGGCATGCGTTGACGCTGCTGGAAACCACCGCCCTGCCCATCGCCGAGATTGCCGCGCGCACCGGCTACTACGACCAAAGCGCCCTCACGCGCCACCTCAAGGCGGCCCACGGCATCACGCCCGCAGCGGTGCGCCGCTAG
- a CDS encoding DUF427 domain-containing protein has protein sequence MPEIDPNHPITVESNPRRVTVTLNGFTIASTHLARTLREASYPPVQYIPRDDVQMNLLERTQHHTHCPYKGDASYYTIVAGDVRADNAVWTYEQPKPVAREVAGYLAFYPNKVTIQEE, from the coding sequence ATGCCCGAAATCGATCCGAATCACCCCATCACCGTCGAGTCGAACCCGCGCCGCGTGACCGTGACCCTCAACGGCTTCACCATCGCCAGCACGCACCTGGCACGCACGCTGCGCGAGGCGTCGTACCCGCCCGTGCAGTACATCCCGCGCGACGATGTGCAGATGAACCTGCTCGAGCGCACGCAGCATCACACCCATTGCCCGTACAAGGGCGATGCGTCGTACTACACGATCGTGGCCGGCGATGTACGCGCCGACAACGCCGTCTGGACGTACGAACAACCCAAGCCCGTCGCGCGTGAAGTGGCGGGCTATCTGGCGTTCTATCCGAACAAGGTGACGATCCAGGAGGAATGA
- a CDS encoding ammonium transporter: MNSIKTGGDALFILLGAIMVLAMHAGFAFLELGTVRKKNQVNALVKILVDFAVSTIAYFFIGYSVAYGVNFFTGADVLAQQNGYELVKFFFLLTFAAAIPAIISGGIAERSRFEPQLAATFVLVGFVYPFFEGIAWNERFGIQHWLQSVTGAEFHDFAGSVVVHAVGGWIALPAVLLLGARHGRYKDDGRIAAHPPSNIPFLAAGAWVLAVGWFGFNVMSAQTLDKMSGLVAINSLMAMVGGTLTAWWMGKNDPGFSYNGPLAGLVAVCAGSDVMHPLGALAVGGIAGVLFVWMFTRVQNVWRIDDVLGVWPLHGLCGAWGGIAAGIFGLKALGGLGGVSFWAQVAGTAGGIVIALIGGTVVYGTLRKVVGLRLDREAEFMGADLAIHRVSSTPESETHW, from the coding sequence ATGAACTCCATCAAAACCGGGGGCGACGCGCTCTTCATCCTGCTGGGCGCGATCATGGTGCTGGCCATGCATGCCGGCTTCGCGTTCCTTGAGCTGGGCACTGTCCGTAAGAAGAACCAGGTCAATGCACTGGTCAAAATCCTGGTCGACTTTGCCGTGTCGACCATCGCGTACTTCTTCATCGGCTATTCGGTCGCGTACGGCGTCAACTTCTTTACCGGCGCCGACGTGCTCGCCCAGCAGAACGGCTACGAGCTGGTGAAGTTCTTCTTCCTGCTGACCTTCGCGGCGGCCATCCCGGCCATCATCTCGGGCGGGATTGCCGAGCGCTCGCGCTTTGAGCCCCAACTGGCGGCAACCTTCGTGCTGGTGGGCTTCGTCTACCCGTTCTTTGAAGGCATCGCCTGGAACGAGCGCTTCGGCATCCAGCACTGGCTGCAGAGCGTGACGGGCGCGGAGTTCCACGACTTTGCCGGTTCGGTGGTCGTGCACGCGGTGGGCGGCTGGATCGCGCTGCCGGCGGTGCTGCTGCTGGGCGCCCGCCACGGCCGCTACAAGGACGACGGCCGCATCGCCGCGCATCCGCCGTCGAACATCCCGTTCCTGGCCGCCGGTGCCTGGGTGCTGGCGGTGGGCTGGTTCGGCTTCAACGTGATGAGCGCCCAGACGCTGGACAAGATGAGCGGCCTGGTCGCCATCAACTCGCTGATGGCCATGGTGGGCGGCACGCTCACCGCGTGGTGGATGGGCAAGAACGATCCGGGCTTCTCGTACAACGGGCCGCTGGCCGGCCTGGTGGCCGTGTGCGCCGGCTCCGATGTGATGCACCCGCTGGGCGCGCTGGCTGTTGGCGGCATTGCGGGCGTGCTGTTTGTCTGGATGTTCACGCGCGTGCAGAACGTCTGGCGCATCGACGATGTGCTGGGCGTGTGGCCGCTGCACGGCCTGTGTGGCGCATGGGGCGGCATCGCGGCCGGCATCTTCGGCCTGAAGGCACTGGGCGGGCTGGGCGGCGTGTCGTTCTGGGCGCAGGTGGCGGGCACGGCGGGCGGCATTGTGATTGCGCTGATCGGCGGCACGGTGGTGTACGGCACCCTGCGCAAAGTCGTGGGGCTGCGATTGGACCGCGAGGCCGAATTCATGGGTGCCGACCTGGCGATCCATCGCGTTTCGTCCACGCCGGAATCGGAAACGCACTGGTAA
- the icmF gene encoding fused isobutyryl-CoA mutase/GTPase IcmF — protein sequence MTDLSAARAADPTPASEAAPVRNKVRFVTAASLFDGHDASINIMRRILQSMGCEVIHLGHNRSVDEVVNAALQEDVQGIAVSSYQGGHVEYFKYMIDALRARGGQHIQVFGGGGGVIVPAEIRELQDYGVARIYSPEDGQRMGLAGMIADMVQRCDIDLSVYAPATLEPVANGDRRALAQLITALESGRVDPALREAVHAAAMAAPTPVLGITGTGGAGKSSLTDELIRRFRLDQQDALRIAVISIDPSRRKSGGALLGDRIRMNAINHPNIFVRSLATREASREISDALPDVIAACRAAGFDFIIVETSGIGQGDAAIVPHVDLSLYVMTPEFGAASQLEKIDMLDFADLVAINKFDRKGAQDAWRDVAKQVQRNREQWHARPEDMPVFGTQASHFNDDGVTALYHALADRLTERGMALAERTLPRPAGKCSTSHDAIVPPARVRYLAELADTVRGYHRRVDAQSRLARERQQLQASHRMLEQAGATVQTLSALDKQAAERDAQLGAAERKLLAMWPDLRRAYSGDEYVVKIRDKEIRTQLTHTTLSGTTIRKVVLPPYEDDGEVLRWLMRENVPGSFPYTAGVFAFKRENEDPTRMFAGEGDAFRSNRRFKLVSEGMDAKRLSTAFDSVTLYGEDPALRPDIYGKVGNSGVSIATLDDMEVLYDGFDLTSPATSVSMTINGPAPTILAMFMNTAIDQNLARFRADNGREPTQDEEAKIRAWVLQNVRGTVQADILKEDQGQNTCIFSTEFSLKVMGDIQEYFVHHQVRNFYSVSISGYHIAEAGANPISQLAFTLANGFTYVEAYLARGMHIDDFAPNLSFFFSNGMDPEYSVLGRVARRIWAVTLRDKYGANERSQKLKYHVQTSGRSLHAQEIAFNDIRTTLQALIAIYDNCNSLHTNAYDEAITTPTGESVRRALAIQLIINREWGLAKCENPNQGSFIIDELTDLVEEAVLQEFERIAERGGVLGAMETGYQRGKIQEESMLYEQRKHDGSLPIIGVNTFRNPDAESVVPPHIELARSSEEEKQSQLARLQDFHARHAGEAPAMLQRLQRAVIEDQNVFAVLMDAVQVCSLGQITHALFEVGGEYRRNM from the coding sequence ATGACCGATCTTTCCGCTGCCCGCGCGGCCGATCCCACGCCTGCCAGCGAAGCCGCGCCGGTGCGCAACAAGGTGCGCTTCGTGACGGCTGCGTCGTTGTTCGATGGGCATGACGCGTCGATCAACATCATGCGGCGCATCCTGCAGTCGATGGGCTGCGAGGTGATCCACCTCGGGCACAACCGCTCGGTGGACGAGGTGGTCAACGCTGCGCTGCAGGAAGACGTGCAGGGCATTGCCGTGTCCAGCTACCAGGGCGGCCACGTCGAATACTTCAAGTACATGATCGACGCGCTGCGCGCACGCGGCGGCCAGCACATCCAGGTGTTCGGCGGCGGCGGCGGGGTGATCGTGCCGGCGGAGATCCGCGAGCTGCAGGACTACGGCGTCGCGCGCATCTACAGCCCAGAAGACGGCCAGCGCATGGGTCTGGCCGGCATGATTGCCGACATGGTGCAGCGCTGCGATATCGATCTCTCCGTCTACGCGCCGGCTACGCTGGAGCCCGTTGCCAACGGCGATCGCCGCGCTCTGGCGCAACTGATCACCGCGCTGGAATCGGGCCGCGTCGATCCGGCGTTGCGCGAGGCCGTCCACGCGGCTGCGATGGCCGCGCCGACGCCTGTGCTTGGCATCACGGGCACGGGCGGTGCGGGCAAGTCGTCGCTCACCGACGAGCTGATCCGCCGCTTCCGGCTCGACCAGCAGGACGCGCTGCGCATTGCGGTCATCTCGATCGATCCGTCGCGGCGCAAGTCGGGCGGCGCGCTGCTGGGCGATCGCATTCGCATGAACGCGATCAACCATCCGAACATCTTCGTGCGCTCGCTGGCCACGCGCGAGGCGAGCCGTGAGATTTCCGACGCGCTGCCCGACGTGATTGCCGCCTGCCGCGCTGCCGGGTTCGATTTCATCATCGTCGAGACCTCCGGCATCGGGCAGGGCGATGCAGCCATCGTGCCGCATGTCGATTTGTCGCTGTATGTGATGACGCCCGAGTTTGGCGCCGCCAGCCAGCTGGAGAAGATCGACATGCTCGACTTTGCCGATCTGGTGGCGATCAACAAGTTCGACCGCAAGGGTGCGCAGGATGCATGGCGCGACGTCGCCAAGCAGGTGCAGCGCAACCGCGAGCAATGGCACGCCCGGCCTGAAGACATGCCGGTGTTCGGCACGCAGGCCTCGCACTTCAATGACGACGGCGTGACGGCGCTGTATCACGCGCTGGCGGATCGGCTGACCGAGCGCGGCATGGCGCTGGCCGAACGCACGTTGCCGCGTCCAGCCGGCAAATGCTCCACCAGCCACGATGCCATCGTGCCGCCCGCGCGCGTGCGCTACCTGGCGGAGCTGGCCGATACGGTGCGCGGCTACCACCGCCGAGTTGATGCGCAAAGCCGCCTCGCGCGGGAACGTCAGCAATTGCAGGCCAGCCACCGCATGCTGGAGCAGGCCGGTGCCACGGTGCAGACGCTGTCCGCGCTCGACAAGCAGGCGGCCGAGCGCGACGCACAACTCGGCGCTGCCGAGCGCAAGCTGCTCGCCATGTGGCCCGACCTGCGCCGTGCGTATTCCGGCGACGAATACGTCGTGAAGATTCGCGACAAGGAAATCCGCACGCAGCTCACGCACACCACGCTTTCGGGCACCACGATCCGCAAGGTCGTACTGCCGCCGTATGAAGATGACGGCGAAGTGCTGCGCTGGCTGATGCGCGAAAACGTGCCGGGCAGCTTCCCGTACACCGCCGGTGTGTTCGCCTTCAAGCGCGAGAACGAAGACCCGACGCGCATGTTCGCGGGCGAGGGCGATGCCTTCCGCTCCAACCGGCGCTTCAAGCTCGTCTCCGAAGGCATGGACGCCAAGCGACTTTCCACCGCGTTTGACTCCGTCACGCTGTACGGCGAAGACCCGGCGCTGCGTCCAGACATTTACGGCAAGGTCGGCAACTCTGGCGTCTCCATCGCCACGCTCGACGACATGGAAGTGCTGTACGACGGCTTTGACCTGACCAGCCCTGCCACGTCGGTTTCCATGACGATCAACGGGCCTGCGCCGACGATCCTGGCGATGTTCATGAACACCGCCATCGACCAGAACCTGGCCCGGTTCCGCGCCGACAACGGGCGAGAGCCGACGCAGGACGAAGAGGCGAAGATCCGCGCGTGGGTGCTGCAGAACGTGCGCGGCACGGTGCAGGCCGACATCCTCAAGGAAGACCAGGGGCAGAACACCTGCATCTTCTCGACCGAGTTTTCGCTCAAGGTGATGGGCGATATCCAGGAATATTTCGTGCACCACCAGGTGCGCAATTTCTATTCGGTGTCGATCTCGGGTTACCACATTGCCGAGGCGGGCGCGAACCCGATCTCGCAGCTCGCCTTCACGCTCGCCAACGGTTTCACGTATGTGGAGGCGTACCTCGCGCGCGGCATGCATATCGATGACTTTGCGCCGAACCTGTCGTTCTTCTTCTCCAATGGCATGGACCCGGAGTACAGCGTGCTCGGCCGCGTCGCGCGCCGCATCTGGGCGGTGACGCTGCGAGACAAGTACGGCGCAAACGAGCGCAGCCAGAAGCTCAAGTACCACGTGCAAACATCAGGCCGGTCATTGCACGCGCAGGAAATCGCCTTCAACGACATCCGCACGACGCTGCAGGCGCTGATCGCGATCTACGACAACTGCAACAGCCTGCACACGAATGCCTACGACGAGGCCATCACCACGCCGACAGGCGAATCCGTGCGGCGCGCGCTCGCCATCCAACTCATCATCAACCGCGAGTGGGGCCTGGCCAAGTGCGAGAACCCGAACCAGGGCAGCTTCATCATCGATGAGCTGACGGACCTCGTGGAAGAAGCGGTGCTGCAGGAGTTCGAACGCATTGCCGAGCGCGGCGGCGTGCTGGGTGCCATGGAAACCGGCTATCAGCGCGGCAAGATCCAGGAGGAGTCGATGCTATATGAGCAGCGCAAGCACGATGGCTCGCTGCCGATCATCGGTGTGAATACGTTCCGCAATCCCGACGCCGAGAGCGTAGTGCCGCCGCACATAGAACTGGCGCGTTCCAGCGAGGAGGAGAAGCAGAGCCAACTCGCGCGGCTGCAGGATTTTCACGCGCGGCATGCGGGGGAAGCTCCGGCCATGCTGCAGCGCCTGCAGCGGGCGGTGATTGAAGATCAGAACGTGTTTGCGGTGCTGATGGACGCGGTGCAGGTCTGCTCGCTCGGGCAGATTACGCATGCGTTGTTTGAGGTGGGGGGGGAGTATCGGCGGAATATGTAG
- a CDS encoding YoaK family protein encodes MPSEAASSATATPASARFLIAQGTLLAFVAGYVDVVGFAALFGLFTAHVTGNFVMIGLELAGSGQGVLAKLLALPMFVVAVAATKLAVTALTRRGVAPLRPLLLAQAVLLLAFMAAGLLALPIQSPDAPATIVVGLIGVAAMGVQNAKARIVLSEHAPTTIMTGNTTQIVIDVVELLSPGATQKDVARTRLRKMVPPLAGFAIGAVLGALAFATLSFWCVLPPVGILVALAVMQR; translated from the coding sequence TTGCCTTCTGAAGCGGCGTCGTCTGCAACGGCCACGCCGGCGTCAGCGCGTTTCCTGATCGCCCAGGGAACGCTGCTGGCGTTCGTCGCGGGCTATGTGGATGTGGTCGGCTTTGCAGCGTTGTTTGGGCTGTTCACCGCGCACGTTACGGGGAACTTCGTGATGATCGGCCTGGAGCTGGCGGGCTCCGGCCAAGGCGTGCTCGCCAAACTGCTGGCGCTGCCGATGTTCGTGGTGGCCGTTGCGGCGACCAAGCTCGCCGTGACGGCGCTCACGCGGCGCGGCGTGGCGCCACTGCGGCCGCTGCTACTTGCGCAGGCCGTTCTGCTGCTGGCCTTCATGGCGGCGGGGCTGCTGGCGCTGCCGATTCAGTCCCCCGATGCGCCGGCCACGATCGTTGTCGGTCTGATTGGTGTCGCAGCGATGGGCGTGCAGAACGCCAAGGCGCGCATCGTGCTGTCGGAACACGCCCCCACGACGATCATGACGGGCAACACCACGCAGATCGTGATCGACGTGGTGGAGCTGCTGTCGCCCGGCGCTACGCAGAAGGATGTTGCGCGCACGCGGTTGCGCAAGATGGTGCCGCCGCTTGCCGGCTTTGCCATCGGGGCGGTGCTGGGCGCGCTGGCGTTTGCGACGCTGTCGTTCTGGTGCGTGTTGCCGCCGGTGGGCATCTTGGTGGCACTGGCTGTGATGCAGCGGTAG